ATATACCCAAAACTATTTCAATGTAATTtaccaaaatatatatctcGATTTAATATCTTCTGGAAGGATTACAGATAAaccaaatatattttacttttaatttcataatttttggAGCCGATGCATTAAAGCTGCtacaccgccgacaaatggtaattttcacCTACTGGTATTtaaaacagtagcagacgaattagtatttttcttcagtaacaaaagttacttactttacaccatcaccacgattgaaaagtttgagcttctttttttacttcaataatGCATATGAAAGtacttaaaataataaattgcatcctgaaaaaaaattGGACAAAAGATTGAGATACTGATTGCACAGACAACAGatggaaaacaaaacattttatatacatacctgtatggCCAGGGGTCTGTAACTCTTTGTGTCTAGGTATCTGATGTGTGAAGGAAACTTATCTAATGGAAACACTTTTAGAGAGCAGGTCCTTGTCTTGTTACAGAACTTCACCATCTGTAGATATAGAGACTGTACATATGTAAGGTAATATCAAAATAGTCTAAACAGCATCACTAGCccatacaatatatttatatgttgtcTCTAGTAATAGTTCTAGCATAAtaatagagacaaaaataaGGTATAGCATAAAAAATCTTATCATTTTTCACTTCACTCtcaaataatttttcataaattaacaAGAAAGACTTATAATCATGTTTTCCTTACACAATGATTGAAAAAACTCATGGTAGgcacaaaaatgaaatgtagCTAGGTAATAATGTaagtttataattatttatgtaGTGTATATCAATGGTGGATCCAAAGAACCATCTTGGGGAATTGAAGTTTCCGAATACCTATCAAAATTTCTATGAGTGTAAAAATAGAGGAAATGGCAAAAATAcaagatttttatttattttgaattcttaGAAAGAGTTTGTTTCCTGAAGCCTAAAAAATCTCTTGATTGACTACATGTACTATGTATCTATTAATCATGCAAGTGtggtagctgcaatattgtaacTCAAAAGACTTaaagacagataatggtgtcatctttagagctacaattggtgcatattactgctaatggagcaaagtaatgattatgcaaaccattataaaacgcctctttgcattttatcgtacttgtttgatatcgatTACCTACTAGGGAATCAAACTGAactacataaaatatcaaatctcattgaggcattatttttttacataataaatatgGAGGTCTATCTGTAGAAAATTTATATGgaaagtccacaaattgtgaatttgatgtCTTGCGAGCGGtgcggtagatattaagaatggtagttatgtttgttttcgacaaaaataatatgcgaatgcatgtatacgcataaaataattggaaacctacacaaaaaagtatagaaaactatgccagAGTGATTTttggaggcagtgctccactacgacacatagggaccaatttgTACCCgtccgaaaggtatagtaggccaggtacgtatattcgttctagccAGTGTGGGTGTACAGTGTATAGATCTATAACACAGTCACACGTTCCCTGTAATAGTGGTTTGGTATTAAAGAACACTACCTGTATTTAGCCAGCATAACTATCAttctagaaaaaaataatatacctGTTGAGATTCTGATGAACTTATTCCAAGATCGTAGATCAGAATTTTGTTTTGAGGAAgcattttttgtgttgattttacAAACTTCAGAGTTTCTTCATAGTGACCTGGCAGAACTGAAGTTCCAATTATTGgtgtttctttaaaatcatCACCAACCACTTTAGCATCCTTGTCATAAAATCCAAGTTGATCCAGGTAGACATGGTCCACTTTGAATTCTTCTTCGTTTGAGGTTCTTATGTTCGTtggaatatttttgatgttgttGATCTGTTTGTGGGTTTGAGACACTATGGTATGGAGATTCGGAGAAGGGTTGGTTAGAAGCCATATTGAGGTGGAAGTAGCAGCTATGAAAAGGAGACATATGTAGAAATTCTTGGTCTTCATTTGGTCGCTAAAACTAAAACTTTTCCACTTTGGAAGCACTTCACTAAGAAATTGAGTCACTTGGCCGATAAATGGGTTTTTCGAATTCACCATCATCTAACCCATGTTGTCATGTATggtattttcattttgtcaCTATGAAAACAGTTCAAACAGTCATGATCAGCAACTGTTAATctaataaaagaaatatgtaaatttaaaacaacaagaacatgcaagtacacatgtataaattatgaatatgtagttataaacaagaaatcGTTAAATTACTATCTAATTAGCTtcgttatttttaaaaatatcgtGCAATATACAAAAAACAACACTCACTTACATTTTACATTCGTAATACATTTTGACCCCACCCCCTAAAAAATTACACAAGCATAATTACAATTCATCACGTGCATCATTAATTTCAAAACTGTGACCGGTAGGCTTAATCGTAATCGGTCTGTATCATATCATTGGTTAATATGTCTAAATAGTACTTGTAAATCCTCCTATCTAAAACCATGTGTTATGACGTTTACCTATATTCATTTTCCAGTCTGACAACAGTGCTAAATGTAACACATCATTGAACATAATCTGTCAAACTCCTATTTCATTTCAACTAATAATTTGGCCATATTTGCAGGAAAATTACATACAGTTTGTAGTTATTTCGAAATGACTTTTAATAAATAGACAACTTTTATTCTTAGATTTACGATACATACCATTAATCCGCTAAATACTCCTTACAATCTACGAAAACCAACAAGTCGATGGTGGCGGACATCTTGCCGGTGTCTACGGAAAATATTACTTCCGTTTAAATTGCTCCGAAAAGGTGGTgtcaagctaatgttaaaaatcccatagaaactgcccacagcccaattttcttgaaactttgcatattgaaaatgtccctttaaaatgacacttctttattcttttgtgattttaaaaaggcccaaagggcctgaattctttgtagtcattttcattaaaactacctgcacaaacatgccaaaaaagGTTAAGCttagcctttgttaaatattctacattttttattcataaatcatttgagtagattgtatactttatatttaagtcatttcttttagaaattttgtttgaaataatattttttacgaaaaagtaacactttttacaaaaaacgaaaacgaaacattgctctGTTACTGGTTTTGTCCATAATTTTACCCCCATTTAAAAATACTCGAGCTcccatgacattttctgtctatgtgtaaattaggttaaaaattaaaatccgggaaaactGTTTTTGAGTGACTTAAAGATAGAGAGTGCATGTAGCAACGGACCACAtctttgttagtatacctagttatacattTCTTGTTTATGATTCCAGAGTCCGATATACGTGAAAATCTATGtcaagccaagttactttttattcttttattccgatatcggaattgaatttccgatatcagaaattcatttccgatatcggaattagaattctcgatatcagaaattcaattccgatatcggaaattctaagtCTGATATCGGAATCAGGACAAAAATTcttgatatcagaaattctacttccgatatcggaaattctaattccgatatcgaaaattctaattccgatatcgggaattagAAAACATATCCGATATGGgaaattcaatttccgatataGGAAATTCAATTCCCGATATCGGCAATTCTCTCTACTCATTATTTGCATTGCAGATTATACttcatttccgatatcggaaattgaattctcgatatcggaaatagaattacccatatcagaatttgttttcttatttccgatatgggaattagaatttccgatatcgaaattagaatttccgatatcaaaaattaatatgaattcccgatatcggaaattatttctcgatatcggaaattgaattcccgatatcggaaattagaatttctgatatcggaaattgaatttctgatatcggaaattagaattcccgatatcggaaattggaataaaaagtaacttggcttgccataaAAATCAGTGTAcagaaataatttttatagctaaatatcatggtaacaccttttaaaatattggttgccatggtaacaaaacggagtcctctgattggctgaaatttaaatgatgtcagaattatagtgaaaattggtaaatagAGGTTAcgaggtatgctgaataacatggtaacactttcaaaaagatgggttgccatggaaacaaaatggaggcctctgattggttgaaatttagattgtcagatttaaagatttttcactactaaaaacaggagcagacgatttagtattttcttcaaatacaaaagttacttactttacaccattaccaccattgaaaagtttgagcttctaattttacttcaagttaaaaatatgaaaaataattaattgcatcccgaaaaaattccctgaCACTaaatcctatatggaatgcactactgaatgcgcatgcaccaaaggcaatataaattattttatattattttttgtgttaattagactatcatatacacgattaaacaccaattgttgttaaaatgatgaatatcatttatgctctgtcggcggtggaacatctttaagtgaaaattggtatatatgggttatgaaatatgctgaataacatgcaATCCCTTTTTAAAAGATTGTTTGCCacggaaacaaaatggaggtctctgattggttgaaatttatatattattagatattaCTGAAAATTGGTAGAAATGGATTATGGGGTATGCCAAATGAGATAGTGACAGTTTTAAACACATTGTTGCCACTGTTTCGAAATAAAGGCCGTCTGATTGctcaaaaataatattgtagTCTTTGTGGTGCTggcattatttttaaataatacatattttatttgaaaatcaaatgtaactctgtttccctctttaatcatttttaattcaatttaagaTAGTTTCTATCTACATAAGAGAgatggataatcttaatttgtatcttttgagttTAAGATGCTGAcgaaaatacatttctttccaataattattGATTTCTGATACGAAAAgagaaactatttgtttcacccAAGAGCATATATCTAGTTGTTAGGCTTTTTATACTGTTAGGGAAGATGCATGAATAGAAATGCAATAATTTTAAAGTACATATGTTAGTTAACAAAAAATTCTATCTCTAACGgttgttttattatggtgtttatgatcaattttaaatttatggtcaactagggcaaatattgattttttagaaaattcccCTCGGTACATTTCAGCCTATGAAATGCTATTTTCCcgcatttcattttttttgaaaaagaatctgttataagattataaatatggcatgtttttaaaatggtttaaaagtgtggacaaaatcgataacatgccaaatatttcgagcaaacccaatatcctcaatttttatcctgacaaaaattt
The nucleotide sequence above comes from Argopecten irradians isolate NY chromosome 1, Ai_NY, whole genome shotgun sequence. Encoded proteins:
- the LOC138319902 gene encoding uncharacterized protein, which gives rise to MMVNSKNPFIGQVTQFLSEVLPKWKSFSFSDQMKTKNFYICLLFIAATSTSIWLLTNPSPNLHTIVSQTHKQINNIKNIPTNIRTSNEEEFKVDHVYLDQLGFYDKDAKVVGDDFKETPIIGTSVLPGHYEETLKFVKSTQKMLPQNKILIYDLGISSSESQQMVKFCNKTRTCSLKVFPLDKFPSHIRYLDTKSYRPLAIQETLKEYGAVIWLEPPEHFTTSKLNKVLVQAQKEGIAAWTIQEPASALIHPKMFKYFKTKQDNYYFLRAAKANQLIIYNTAKIRQDLMLPWVKCALTEECINPTGAQNFGCNYDLKPRFRYMGCHKYDMAALNVILGLMFEFSESPYEVEEEIFGVLVMEHSGNSTYPRYVTRDKLTQIR